Proteins co-encoded in one Mycobacterium mantenii genomic window:
- a CDS encoding MMPL/RND family transporter, with translation MTTQHTQPSRLARNIRRFSVLIILGWVALTLLVTFGVPRLEVVGQQHSVPLAPQDAPAVQAMQRMGHDFKESDSDSFAMLVLEGQQQLGDQAHAYYDKLVAELKADTKHIEHVQDLWGDRLTAAGAQSPDGKAVYVQLNLAGNQGTTLGQESVASIRDIIARTPPPPGIKAYVTGPSALFSDMQLAGDRSILKMTMIGALIIFIVLLLVYRSITTVILLLLTVGIEVFAARGVIAFIANNNWMALSTFAVNLLVALAMAAGTDYAIFFFGRYQEARQAGEDRHTAYFTTYRSVAPVVLGSGLTIAGAMLCLSFTRMPIFQTMGMPCSVGMLISVLIALTLVPAVLTIGSGFGLFDPKRTIGFGRWRRIGTAIARWPAPILCATIAVALVGLVTLPGYETSYNNRLYMPDNVPANVGYAAADRHFNQSRMMPEILMIEADHDMRNSADFLVLHRLAKAVFGVHGISRVQGITRPEGTPIQHTSIPFLLSMQQATMHQDIQYMKARMDDMLVQADMMAKQIEIMKRLYSLQKRLTEITHDSIQKTKEMAAVLYELNGKMADFEDFFRPLRSYFYWEKHCYDIPICWSLRQIFEILDGVDTLSDKMVTLLQDLDHMDKLMPQLLEQYPPMIAMSEDMRNMMLTNHSTMSGIIGQMDSNDKDATAMGQAFDDSKNDDSFYLPPEIFDNADFKKAMSQFLSPDGKAARFIISHRGDPATSESLDRIAKIRGAAEEALKNTPLESSRIFLAGTASTFKDFRDGSTYDLFIAGVGALCLIFIIMLILTRSFIAALVIIGTVTLSLGASFGLSVLIWQYIFGIKLYWMVLPMSVIVLLAVGSDYNLLLVSRMKEELAGGINTGIIRAMGGTGKVVTNAGLVFAFTMASMVFSDLRIIGQVGTTIGLGLIFDTLIVRSFMTPTIAALLGRWFWWPQLVRPRPASLLLRSVGTRPAVRTLLHHDDDADAPTAEIPIHR, from the coding sequence ATGACCACGCAACATACCCAGCCTTCCCGCTTGGCGCGGAATATCCGCCGGTTTTCGGTGCTCATCATCCTCGGCTGGGTGGCGCTGACCCTGCTGGTGACGTTCGGGGTGCCACGGCTTGAGGTTGTGGGTCAACAGCATTCGGTGCCATTGGCCCCTCAGGACGCGCCGGCGGTTCAGGCCATGCAGCGCATGGGACACGACTTCAAGGAATCCGATTCGGACAGCTTCGCGATGCTGGTCCTCGAGGGGCAGCAGCAGCTTGGCGACCAGGCACACGCTTACTACGACAAACTTGTTGCTGAATTAAAGGCCGACACAAAGCATATCGAGCATGTGCAGGACCTGTGGGGCGATCGCCTCACAGCGGCCGGCGCGCAGAGCCCGGACGGCAAGGCCGTCTATGTGCAGTTGAATCTGGCGGGCAACCAAGGCACCACCCTGGGCCAGGAATCGGTGGCGTCAATCCGGGACATCATCGCGCGCACGCCACCGCCCCCCGGGATCAAGGCCTACGTCACCGGCCCCTCGGCGCTGTTCTCCGATATGCAGCTCGCCGGTGACCGATCCATTCTGAAAATGACCATGATCGGCGCGTTGATCATCTTCATCGTGCTGCTCCTCGTATACCGCTCGATCACCACCGTGATTCTGCTATTGCTCACCGTCGGGATCGAGGTCTTTGCCGCGCGAGGCGTCATCGCCTTTATCGCCAATAACAATTGGATGGCATTGTCGACGTTCGCCGTCAACCTGCTGGTGGCCCTGGCGATGGCAGCCGGCACCGACTATGCGATCTTCTTCTTCGGTCGCTATCAAGAGGCGCGGCAGGCCGGCGAAGACCGGCACACGGCGTACTTCACCACCTATCGCAGCGTCGCTCCCGTCGTGTTGGGTTCCGGTTTGACCATCGCCGGCGCGATGCTGTGCCTGAGCTTCACCCGTATGCCCATCTTCCAGACCATGGGCATGCCCTGCTCCGTCGGCATGCTCATCTCTGTGCTGATCGCCCTGACGCTGGTTCCGGCGGTGCTGACCATCGGAAGCGGCTTCGGGTTGTTCGACCCGAAACGCACCATCGGATTCGGTCGGTGGCGCCGGATCGGCACGGCGATCGCCCGCTGGCCCGCGCCCATTCTGTGCGCGACGATCGCAGTCGCCCTGGTCGGCCTGGTGACCTTGCCCGGCTACGAGACGAGCTACAACAACCGCCTTTACATGCCCGACAACGTGCCCGCCAACGTCGGCTACGCGGCCGCAGACCGCCACTTCAACCAATCGCGCATGATGCCCGAGATTTTGATGATCGAAGCCGATCACGACATGCGGAACTCGGCAGATTTCCTGGTGCTGCACCGACTTGCCAAGGCAGTCTTCGGAGTTCACGGCATCTCTCGCGTGCAGGGCATCACGCGGCCCGAGGGAACGCCGATCCAGCACACCTCGATCCCGTTCCTGCTGAGCATGCAGCAGGCGACCATGCATCAAGACATCCAGTACATGAAGGCGCGCATGGACGACATGCTCGTCCAAGCGGACATGATGGCCAAGCAAATCGAGATCATGAAGCGCCTCTACTCGCTGCAGAAGCGCCTCACCGAAATCACGCACGATTCGATCCAGAAGACCAAAGAAATGGCCGCCGTTCTTTATGAGTTGAACGGCAAGATGGCCGATTTCGAGGATTTCTTCCGGCCACTGCGTAGCTACTTCTACTGGGAAAAGCACTGCTACGACATCCCGATCTGCTGGTCGCTGCGGCAGATCTTCGAAATCCTCGACGGTGTCGACACGCTCAGCGACAAGATGGTGACCCTGCTCCAAGATCTCGATCACATGGACAAGCTGATGCCCCAGCTGCTCGAGCAGTATCCGCCGATGATCGCGATGTCCGAGGACATGCGGAACATGATGCTGACGAACCACAGCACCATGTCCGGGATCATCGGCCAGATGGATAGCAACGACAAGGACGCCACCGCCATGGGGCAGGCGTTCGACGACTCCAAGAATGACGACTCGTTCTATCTGCCGCCCGAAATCTTCGACAACGCGGACTTCAAGAAGGCGATGAGCCAGTTCCTGTCGCCGGACGGCAAGGCCGCTCGCTTCATCATCTCGCACCGCGGCGACCCCGCCACCTCCGAAAGCCTCGACCGCATCGCCAAGATCCGGGGAGCGGCCGAAGAAGCGCTCAAGAACACGCCGCTGGAATCGTCGCGCATCTTCCTGGCCGGTACCGCGTCGACATTCAAGGACTTCCGGGACGGCTCCACCTACGACCTCTTCATCGCGGGCGTTGGTGCGCTGTGTCTGATTTTCATCATCATGCTCATCCTCACCCGAAGTTTTATCGCCGCCTTGGTGATCATCGGCACGGTGACGCTTTCATTGGGCGCCTCGTTCGGGCTCTCGGTGCTGATCTGGCAGTACATCTTTGGCATCAAGTTGTACTGGATGGTGCTGCCCATGTCCGTGATCGTCTTGTTGGCGGTCGGATCGGACTACAACCTGCTGCTGGTATCCCGAATGAAAGAGGAACTGGCCGGCGGCATCAATACGGGCATCATCCGCGCGATGGGCGGTACCGGAAAGGTCGTGACGAATGCCGGCCTGGTGTTCGCATTCACCATGGCCTCGATGGTGTTCAGTGACCTGCGCATCATCGGCCAGGTGGGTACCACCATCGGTCTGGGCCTGATCTTCGACACCTTGATCGTGCGTTCGTTCATGACACCCACCATCGCCGCCCTGCTCGGACGCTGGTTCTGGTGGCCGCAATTGGTGCGGCCGCGGCCGGCCAGCCTGCTACTTCGCTCCGTGGGTACGCGCCCGGCGGTGCGTACCCTGCTCCACCACGACGACGACGCGGACGCCCCCACGGCCGAGATCCCGATCCACAGATAG
- a CDS encoding MMPL/RND family transporter has translation MSAPQLETQSAPRPRVARIIHRLSVPIILGWLAIAVLISVGVPSLEKVEAEHAVSLSPLGAPSFKAMERLGQDFKETNTGALAMILLEGQQQLGDDAHEYYDRLVKLLEGDQKHVQHVQNFWGDPLTRGAAQSQDGKAAFVQVNLNGNAGAAAGDESVKAVRKIVQEASPPPGLKVYVTGPAPIVADMNIAGQKTIMLVTLASLAVIFLTLLLVYRSIVTVVLLLLIVGLELVIARGMVALLGHLGLVGLTTFAVNLLVAAVIATGTDYGIFFVGRYQEARQAGEGREEAFYTTFNGVAKVVLASGLTIAGAVLCLSFTRLPYFQPLGIPCAVGILIAVLVAITLGPALLAAGARFGLFEPRRTLSARRWRRIGTAIVRWPGPILVASLAVALIGLLALPNYRPSYDDYKFIPQNIPANVGYAAAARHFPGQRMQMPEILLIETDHDLRNPTDMLVLNKLAKGVLAVPGIASVQTVTRPEGTPLQHTTIPWIISMSQASQMQNMAFQKDRMNDMLTQANELGKMIGIMQHMLDLMRELVATTHHMVKTTHEMQDITSDLRDKVSDFEDFWRPIRSYFYWEKHCYDIPICFSLRSIFDAIDGVDEITDKLGDLVKNLDELDALLPQLVMQIPPMIETMSGMRTMMLTMHSTMSGVMGQMDSSSKDPSIMGQAFDASRNDDSFYLPPGIINGSESFKRVEKIFMSPDGRDVRLLISQRGDPATPEGLSRVEQIKTAAEESLKGTPLENAKIYLTGTAAITKDLVDGSKFDLLIAGVSAICLIFIIMLIMTRSFIAAMVIVGTVLLSLGASFGLSVLVWQYLLHMQLHWTVLSTSVIVLLAVGSDYNLLLVSRMREELGAGLHTGIIRAMGGTGKVVTNAGLVFAFTMASMVVSDLRSIGQVGTTIGLGLLFDTLIVRAFMTPAVAALLGRWFWWPQRVRPRPASTMLRPTGPRPLVRSLLLKQPQ, from the coding sequence ATGAGCGCGCCGCAACTGGAGACCCAGTCTGCGCCGCGACCACGGGTGGCGCGGATCATCCATCGCCTGTCCGTTCCCATCATTTTGGGCTGGCTCGCGATCGCGGTCCTCATCAGCGTCGGCGTTCCGTCGCTGGAGAAGGTCGAGGCGGAGCATGCGGTATCGCTGAGCCCATTGGGCGCACCGTCCTTCAAGGCCATGGAGCGCCTGGGCCAGGACTTCAAGGAGACCAACACCGGCGCGTTGGCGATGATCCTGCTGGAGGGCCAGCAGCAACTCGGCGACGACGCGCACGAGTACTACGACCGCTTGGTCAAGCTTTTAGAAGGCGATCAGAAACATGTGCAGCACGTCCAGAATTTCTGGGGTGATCCGCTAACCCGCGGCGCCGCGCAGAGCCAGGACGGCAAGGCCGCATTTGTTCAGGTGAACCTGAACGGCAACGCAGGCGCGGCCGCCGGCGACGAATCCGTGAAGGCCGTTCGAAAGATCGTGCAGGAGGCTTCGCCCCCACCGGGGCTGAAGGTCTACGTGACCGGGCCGGCGCCCATCGTCGCGGACATGAACATTGCCGGTCAGAAGACCATCATGCTGGTGACGCTCGCCAGCCTTGCCGTGATCTTCCTGACGTTGTTGCTCGTTTATCGGTCGATTGTCACGGTCGTTCTGTTGTTGTTGATCGTCGGCCTGGAATTGGTGATCGCGCGTGGAATGGTCGCGCTACTCGGCCACCTCGGGCTGGTCGGTCTGACGACTTTCGCCGTCAACCTATTGGTCGCCGCCGTCATCGCGACGGGAACCGACTACGGCATTTTCTTCGTCGGCCGATATCAGGAGGCGCGGCAGGCGGGTGAAGGCCGGGAGGAGGCCTTCTACACCACGTTCAACGGGGTCGCCAAGGTGGTGTTGGCGTCTGGATTGACCATCGCCGGCGCGGTGCTCTGCCTCAGCTTCACCCGGCTGCCCTATTTCCAGCCGCTCGGTATCCCTTGTGCCGTCGGCATCCTGATCGCGGTGCTCGTCGCGATAACGCTGGGACCGGCGCTGCTTGCCGCCGGCGCCCGGTTCGGGTTGTTCGAGCCACGGCGGACCCTCTCCGCCCGCAGATGGCGACGCATCGGTACGGCGATCGTCCGATGGCCGGGACCCATTCTCGTTGCCTCGCTGGCCGTCGCACTGATCGGGCTATTGGCCTTGCCGAACTATCGACCCAGCTACGACGACTATAAATTCATTCCGCAGAACATCCCCGCGAACGTGGGGTATGCGGCGGCGGCACGCCACTTTCCCGGCCAGCGCATGCAGATGCCCGAGATTTTGTTGATCGAGACCGATCATGATCTGCGCAATCCGACCGACATGCTGGTCCTCAACAAACTCGCCAAGGGTGTCCTGGCGGTTCCCGGAATCGCCTCCGTGCAGACCGTGACCCGCCCTGAGGGTACGCCGCTGCAGCACACCACGATTCCGTGGATCATCAGCATGAGCCAGGCAAGCCAGATGCAGAACATGGCTTTCCAAAAAGACCGCATGAACGACATGCTCACCCAGGCCAATGAGCTGGGGAAGATGATCGGCATCATGCAGCACATGCTCGACCTGATGCGGGAGCTCGTCGCCACCACGCACCACATGGTCAAGACAACGCATGAAATGCAGGACATCACATCGGATTTGCGCGATAAGGTGTCGGATTTCGAGGATTTCTGGCGTCCGATCCGAAGCTACTTCTATTGGGAAAAGCACTGCTACGACATTCCGATCTGCTTCTCCCTGCGGTCCATCTTCGACGCGATCGACGGCGTCGACGAGATCACCGACAAACTGGGCGACCTGGTGAAGAACCTGGACGAGCTGGATGCCCTGCTGCCGCAATTGGTCATGCAGATCCCGCCCATGATCGAAACCATGTCCGGCATGCGCACCATGATGCTGACCATGCACAGCACCATGTCGGGCGTCATGGGCCAAATGGATTCGAGCTCAAAGGATCCGAGCATCATGGGGCAGGCTTTCGATGCCTCCAGGAACGACGACTCGTTCTACCTGCCGCCGGGCATCATCAACGGCTCCGAATCCTTCAAGCGTGTCGAGAAGATCTTCATGTCGCCGGACGGAAGGGACGTCCGTCTGCTCATCTCGCAACGGGGTGACCCGGCGACACCCGAAGGCCTCTCCAGGGTCGAACAGATCAAGACGGCTGCCGAGGAATCGCTCAAGGGCACTCCCCTGGAAAACGCCAAGATCTATCTGACCGGCACCGCGGCGATCACCAAAGATCTGGTGGACGGATCCAAATTCGACCTCTTGATCGCGGGCGTCTCCGCAATCTGCCTCATTTTCATCATCATGCTGATCATGACGCGGAGCTTTATCGCCGCGATGGTCATCGTTGGCACCGTTCTGCTTTCGCTCGGCGCGTCCTTCGGGCTGTCCGTGCTGGTGTGGCAGTACTTGCTGCACATGCAGCTGCACTGGACGGTGCTATCCACTTCGGTCATCGTGCTGTTGGCGGTGGGTTCTGACTACAACTTGCTGCTGGTCTCCCGCATGAGAGAGGAATTGGGGGCCGGGCTCCACACGGGCATCATCCGCGCGATGGGCGGCACCGGAAAGGTCGTGACGAACGCCGGTCTGGTGTTCGCCTTCACCATGGCCTCGATGGTGGTCAGCGACCTGCGCAGCATCGGCCAGGTGGGCACGACGATCGGCCTGGGCTTGCTGTTCGACACGTTGATCGTGCGGGCGTTCATGACGCCGGCCGTCGCCGCGTTGCTGGGACGTTGGTTCTGGTGGCCACAGCGAGTGCGCCCCCGCCCGGCCAGCACGATGCTGCGGCCCACCGGACCCCGCCCGTTGGTGCGTTCACTGCTCCTGAAGCAGCCGCAATAA
- a CDS encoding MmpS family protein: MGRLWIPLVIVGVVVAGGMTVSRLHGIFGSEKRPSYADTRQQDTKPFNPKHIQYEVFGPAGSTADISYFDANGEPNHINGIELPWTFEISTTLPSIVGNVVAQGNSDSLGCRIVVDGVVKAERISHELNAFTYCVLTAT; this comes from the coding sequence CTGGGTCGGCTGTGGATCCCGCTGGTCATCGTGGGCGTCGTCGTCGCGGGCGGCATGACGGTCTCGCGGCTGCATGGCATTTTCGGCTCCGAGAAGCGCCCGTCGTATGCCGACACCCGACAGCAAGACACCAAACCGTTCAACCCCAAGCACATCCAGTACGAGGTGTTCGGGCCCGCCGGGTCGACGGCCGACATCAGCTACTTTGACGCCAACGGCGAGCCGAACCACATCAACGGCATCGAGCTGCCGTGGACGTTCGAGATTTCGACGACGTTGCCGTCGATCGTGGGAAATGTGGTCGCTCAGGGCAACAGCGATAGCCTCGGCTGCCGCATCGTGGTGGACGGTGTCGTCAAAGCCGAGAGGATCTCGCACGAGTTGAACGCATTCACCTACTGCGTCTTGACCGCCACATGA
- a CDS encoding MbtH family protein produces the protein MSINPFDDDNGSFFVLVNDEEQHSLWPAFADVPAGWKVVYGEADRAACLEYIEQHWPDIRPKSLRDKLATGKGFDQ, from the coding sequence GTGAGCATCAATCCATTCGACGACGACAACGGCAGCTTTTTCGTCCTGGTGAACGACGAGGAACAACACAGCTTGTGGCCGGCCTTCGCCGATGTTCCAGCCGGCTGGAAAGTGGTTTACGGGGAAGCCGACCGAGCCGCGTGCTTGGAGTACATCGAACAGCACTGGCCGGACATTCGGCCAAAGAGCCTGCGGGACAAGCTCGCAACGGGTAAGGGTTTTGACCAGTAA